From a single Methanobrevibacter sp. genomic region:
- the sucC gene encoding ADP-forming succinate--CoA ligase subunit beta, with product MKFFENIAKQIFHNAGIPILEGHVAYSPEEAMELSSEMGVPVVIKAQVLTGGRGKAGGVKFANNPGEAFKVANEILGMQIKGETVKHLLVEEKAEILNEFFVTVSVDRGARRPVIIASKEGGVEIENLAKTNPEKLIKYYPNPLIEFLPYEAREIARKMDVPSELISPLGSVIWKLYNVFTKYDCDTAEINPLITTPDGIIAADAKLVVENDSLFRHQDLVKRLHYKKKTVDFVQLDGDIAVIGNGAGLTLTAMDMIKLNGGEPATFLDIGGGASEQIINQALNIVLNYEPVKVVFLNVLGGITKADDVARGVIKALEQVERKVPIVIRLTGTNEEEGQRLLEEAGIPYETSMEKAAKKAVDLCNELKQEGK from the coding sequence ATGAAATTTTTTGAAAATATTGCAAAACAAATTTTCCATAATGCAGGAATCCCAATTTTAGAAGGCCATGTTGCTTACTCTCCAGAAGAAGCTATGGAGCTTTCCTCTGAAATGGGTGTTCCAGTTGTTATCAAAGCACAAGTTTTAACCGGTGGAAGAGGTAAAGCTGGTGGTGTTAAATTTGCTAACAACCCTGGTGAAGCTTTTAAAGTTGCTAATGAAATTTTAGGAATGCAAATTAAAGGTGAAACTGTAAAACATTTATTAGTTGAAGAAAAAGCTGAAATCTTAAATGAGTTTTTCGTAACTGTTTCTGTAGACAGAGGTGCTAGAAGACCAGTTATTATTGCAAGTAAAGAAGGTGGGGTTGAAATTGAAAACTTAGCTAAAACAAACCCTGAAAAACTTATTAAATACTATCCAAATCCTTTAATTGAATTTTTACCTTATGAAGCACGTGAAATTGCACGTAAAATGGATGTTCCTTCTGAATTAATCTCTCCATTAGGTTCTGTAATTTGGAAATTATATAATGTATTTACAAAATACGATTGTGATACTGCTGAAATCAACCCATTAATTACCACTCCTGATGGAATTATTGCTGCTGATGCTAAATTGGTCGTTGAAAACGATTCTTTATTCAGACACCAAGATTTGGTTAAACGATTACATTATAAGAAAAAAACTGTTGATTTTGTTCAATTAGATGGTGATATCGCTGTTATTGGTAATGGTGCAGGTTTAACCTTGACTGCTATGGATATGATTAAACTTAATGGTGGGGAACCGGCAACTTTCTTGGATATTGGTGGTGGGGCTTCAGAACAAATCATTAACCAAGCTTTAAACATTGTATTGAACTATGAACCGGTTAAAGTTGTATTCTTAAATGTTTTAGGTGGTATTACCAAAGCAGATGATGTTGCTCGTGGTGTAATTAAAGCTTTAGAACAAGTTGAACGCAAAGTACCAATTGTAATCAGATTGACTGGTACAAATGAAGAAGAAGGTCAAAGACTTTTAGAGGAAGCTGGAATTCCATATGAAACTTCAATGGAAAAAGCAGCTAAAAAAGCAGTTGATCTTTGCAATGAATTAAAACAAGAAGGAAAATAA
- a CDS encoding 2-oxoacid:ferredoxin oxidoreductase subunit gamma, protein MRTEIRICGFGGQGIILAGIILGKSASLFDNKEAVQTQSYGPEARGGASKCEVVISDDTVDYPKVQSPDILVAMSNEALIKYIVDLKDNGTLIVDPGTTDIEDVKEFIEEHNIKVYEAPATKTATDEIGLKIVANIVMVGAITKITGVISKESAMKAIEDSVPKGTEKKNIGAFEAGYALAE, encoded by the coding sequence ATGAGAACTGAAATTAGAATTTGTGGTTTCGGAGGTCAAGGAATTATCCTTGCAGGTATTATCTTAGGTAAATCTGCAAGTCTCTTTGATAATAAAGAAGCTGTTCAAACTCAATCTTATGGTCCTGAAGCTCGTGGTGGAGCTTCAAAATGTGAAGTTGTAATTAGTGATGACACAGTTGATTATCCTAAAGTTCAAAGTCCGGATATTTTAGTTGCAATGTCCAATGAAGCATTAATCAAATATATTGTGGATTTAAAAGACAATGGAACTTTGATTGTTGATCCAGGTACAACTGATATAGAAGATGTTAAAGAATTTATTGAAGAACATAATATTAAAGTTTATGAAGCTCCTGCTACTAAAACAGCTACTGATGAGATAGGACTTAAAATTGTAGCAAATATTGTTATGGTTGGGGCTATTACAAAAATTACTGGAGTTATATCCAAAGAATCTGCTATGAAAGCAATTGAAGATAGTGTTCCTAAAGGAACTGAAAAGAAAAATATTGGTGCTTTTGAAGCAGGATATGCTCTTGCAGAATAG
- a CDS encoding 2-oxoacid:ferredoxin oxidoreductase subunit beta: MSEGKQNRFLPYLREDRLPHIFCPGCGNGAIINAFLVAMEKADMDFDNIAMVSGIGCSSRIPGYLKCDSLHTTHGRALSFATGLKTANKDLDVVVFTGDGDAASIGGNHLIHAARRNINLTVICINNNIYGMTGGQISPTSPKGSFGTTAPYGNQDTPFKLAELVAAAGATYSARWTTVQMENLVTSIKQGLQNPGFSFIEVATQCPTYFGRKNKLKTPTAMAAVMKANTVFKSAADRMRSKELEGKIVVGEFANTQRNEFTENIEKLSVEKSGNKTVINSAYETEL, encoded by the coding sequence ATGTCTGAAGGAAAACAAAATAGATTTCTTCCGTACTTAAGAGAAGACAGATTACCACACATTTTCTGTCCAGGTTGTGGGAATGGTGCAATTATAAATGCATTCCTTGTAGCTATGGAAAAAGCAGATATGGACTTTGATAATATTGCAATGGTTTCTGGAATTGGATGTTCTTCAAGGATTCCAGGATACTTAAAATGTGATTCTTTACACACTACACACGGAAGAGCATTAAGTTTTGCAACAGGTTTAAAAACAGCTAACAAAGATTTGGATGTTGTTGTATTTACTGGTGATGGTGATGCAGCTTCTATCGGGGGTAATCATTTAATTCATGCAGCTAGAAGAAATATTAATTTAACTGTAATTTGTATCAATAATAATATTTATGGTATGACTGGTGGTCAAATCAGCCCTACATCTCCTAAAGGCAGTTTTGGAACAACTGCACCATATGGTAATCAAGACACTCCATTTAAATTAGCAGAACTCGTTGCAGCTGCAGGTGCTACATATTCTGCAAGATGGACTACTGTCCAAATGGAAAATTTAGTAACTTCCATTAAACAAGGTTTACAAAACCCTGGATTTTCATTTATTGAAGTTGCAACCCAATGTCCAACTTATTTTGGCCGTAAGAATAAACTTAAAACTCCTACTGCAATGGCAGCTGTCATGAAAGCAAATACTGTATTCAAATCTGCTGCAGATAGAATGAGATCAAAAGAGTTAGAAGGAAAAATTGTTGTTGGTGAATTTGCTAATACTCAAAGAAACGAATTTACTGAGAATATTGAGAAATTAAGTGTAGAAAAATCAGGTAATAAAACTGTTATCAATTCTGCATATGAAACAGAGTTATAG
- a CDS encoding 2-oxoacid:acceptor oxidoreductase subunit alpha has protein sequence MAEEFFVQGNEACAKGALAAGCRFFAGYPITPSTEIAETLSRELPKVGGSFVQMEDEIASAGAIIGASWGGAKAMTATSGPGISLMQENIGYAFMTETPIVFVNVQRGSPSTAQPTMAAQADMMQARWGSHGDYEPIALSPSSVQEFFDFTIKAFNLAEEYRVPVFVMADEVIGHMREKITVPDDIETVARKRPEKSDDYLPFEHVENGTTPMPAFGDGFNIHVTGLTHDERGYPDTNTPETHENLIKRICNKILMNRDKICSVKSENCEDADVVIVSYGAPVRSVIEAVKKTDKKVGYIKIDTPWPFPDEQIKELTANAKDVLVVEMNLGQMYYEVDRVIKDKNVYLLGKIGGLLPTPDEILDEIDKIGGN, from the coding sequence ATGGCTGAAGAATTTTTTGTTCAAGGAAATGAAGCATGTGCTAAAGGTGCATTGGCTGCAGGTTGTAGGTTCTTTGCAGGGTATCCAATTACTCCATCTACAGAAATTGCAGAAACTTTATCCCGTGAATTACCAAAAGTAGGGGGTTCATTTGTTCAAATGGAAGATGAAATTGCTTCTGCTGGAGCTATTATTGGTGCTTCCTGGGGTGGAGCTAAAGCAATGACTGCAACTTCAGGTCCTGGTATATCATTAATGCAAGAAAATATCGGTTATGCATTCATGACAGAAACACCTATTGTATTTGTTAATGTTCAAAGAGGTTCACCATCTACAGCTCAACCGACTATGGCTGCACAAGCTGATATGATGCAAGCTCGTTGGGGATCACATGGGGATTACGAACCTATTGCATTATCTCCTTCAAGCGTTCAAGAATTCTTTGATTTCACAATCAAAGCATTTAACTTAGCTGAAGAATACAGAGTTCCTGTATTTGTAATGGCTGATGAAGTTATTGGTCATATGAGAGAAAAAATCACTGTTCCTGATGATATTGAAACCGTTGCTAGAAAAAGACCTGAGAAAAGTGATGATTATTTACCATTTGAACATGTTGAAAATGGAACAACTCCAATGCCGGCATTTGGTGATGGATTTAATATACACGTAACTGGTCTTACTCACGATGAAAGAGGTTATCCTGATACAAATACTCCTGAAACCCATGAAAATCTTATTAAAAGAATTTGTAATAAAATTTTAATGAACAGGGATAAAATCTGTTCTGTAAAAAGTGAAAACTGTGAAGATGCTGATGTTGTCATTGTTTCATACGGTGCTCCTGTAAGATCTGTTATTGAAGCAGTTAAAAAAACAGATAAAAAAGTTGGTTATATTAAAATCGATACTCCATGGCCATTCCCAGATGAGCAAATCAAAGAATTGACTGCAAATGCAAAAGATGTTCTTGTTGTGGAAATGAACTTGGGACAAATGTATTATGAAGTCGATCGTGTAATTAAAGATAAAAATGTTTATTTACTTGGTAAAATCGGAGGATTATTACCAACTCCTGATGAAATATTAGATGAAATTGATAAAATAGGAGGAAACTAA
- a CDS encoding 4Fe-4S binding protein, whose protein sequence is MIIIDENLCKGCHLCLFMCHANVYAISSEVNKKGVQLPFVKFEERCNKCGTCEVACPDQAITVDLPENWWMKDDNNVNFNPRFTKGKSGC, encoded by the coding sequence TTGATTATTATTGATGAAAATTTGTGTAAAGGATGTCATCTCTGTTTATTCATGTGTCATGCAAATGTATATGCAATCTCTTCAGAGGTCAATAAAAAAGGTGTACAGTTGCCTTTCGTTAAATTTGAAGAAAGATGTAACAAATGTGGTACTTGTGAAGTAGCATGTCCTGACCAAGCGATTACAGTAGATTTGCCTGAAAACTGGTGGATGAAAGATGACAATAATGTTAACTTTAATCCTAGATTCACAAAAGGAAAAAGTGGGTGTTAA
- a CDS encoding fumarate hydratase C-terminal domain-containing protein, which yields MKYLTTPITDDDLSNLHIGDQITISGTIYTGRDAALPQLVELIKKNKVPFDLNGIVIMHTAFSDAGIAPTTSSKVEIESTIPTLSENGVKIHIGKGMLNEETIKELDKNNSIFVITPPVAALLTSKVLEKKCVLFENEGMEAMFELKVEKIPGIVAINNGLKI from the coding sequence ATGAAATATTTAACTACACCAATTACTGATGATGATTTATCAAATCTCCATATAGGAGATCAAATTACAATTTCCGGAACCATATATACTGGTCGTGATGCTGCACTTCCGCAATTAGTTGAGTTAATTAAAAAAAATAAAGTTCCATTCGATTTAAACGGAATTGTAATAATGCATACTGCATTCAGTGATGCAGGAATTGCTCCAACAACAAGCAGCAAAGTGGAAATTGAATCTACAATCCCTACTTTAAGTGAAAATGGAGTTAAAATCCACATTGGAAAAGGAATGTTGAATGAAGAAACAATCAAAGAACTGGATAAAAATAACTCTATTTTTGTAATAACTCCTCCAGTTGCTGCATTACTTACAAGCAAAGTTCTAGAAAAAAAGTGTGTTTTATTTGAAAACGAAGGAATGGAAGCTATGTTTGAACTAAAAGTAGAAAAAATTCCTGGAATTGTAGCAATCAATAATGGATTGAAAATTTAA
- a CDS encoding peptidylprolyl isomerase: MAVDNGDFVRVNFTGKVKETDEVFDTTYDEIAQEAGLFDENKTYKPIPIVVGGNHLLPAIEEAIIGLEEGETKHVEVDADNAFGPRDPKMVQLIPMKEFKRQGMTPFPGMKLQFEGTTGKVLTVNGGRVKVDLNHELAGKDLIYDVEVTEIIADEEDKIKSMIELHYASPNVDIDKTEIDIVDGVANIKLDEMAKFDQKSYMDVTFARFRIAKDIWDNVEGITKVNFVDEFEKKEESEDDAEEE; this comes from the coding sequence ATGGCTGTAGATAACGGAGATTTTGTAAGAGTAAATTTTACAGGTAAAGTTAAAGAAACTGATGAAGTATTTGATACTACTTATGATGAAATTGCACAAGAAGCTGGACTTTTTGATGAAAACAAAACTTATAAACCAATTCCTATTGTTGTAGGTGGAAACCACTTATTACCTGCTATTGAAGAAGCAATCATTGGATTAGAAGAAGGAGAAACCAAACATGTTGAAGTAGATGCTGACAACGCATTTGGTCCTAGAGACCCTAAAATGGTTCAATTAATTCCTATGAAAGAATTCAAAAGACAAGGTATGACTCCTTTCCCAGGTATGAAACTCCAATTTGAAGGTACAACCGGAAAAGTTTTAACCGTAAACGGTGGAAGAGTAAAAGTTGACTTAAACCACGAATTAGCAGGAAAAGATTTAATCTATGATGTTGAAGTAACTGAAATCATTGCTGATGAAGAAGACAAAATCAAAAGTATGATTGAATTACATTACGCAAGCCCTAATGTGGATATTGACAAAACTGAAATTGACATCGTTGATGGTGTTGCAAACATCAAATTAGATGAAATGGCTAAATTCGATCAAAAATCCTACATGGATGTTACTTTCGCAAGATTCAGAATCGCTAAAGACATCTGGGATAACGTTGAAGGAATTACCAAAGTTAATTTCGTCGATGAATTCGAGAAAAAAGAAGAATCTGAAGACGATGCTGAAGAAGAATAG
- a CDS encoding DUF763 domain-containing protein → MQRRGAVNLPLHGGHPPKWLFSRMVDLSGALASIIIEEYSLSEFLNRISNPYWFQAFSCVLGFDWHSSGTTTTTLGALKASLSPEEHGIYLSGGKGAKSRKTPQGIEHAGEIFNLKTKTTEKLVETSKLSAKIDNSCIQDGYTLYQHNFFVTEKGDWAVVQQGLNISNKYARRYHWLGSEVEELLNDPHSGISCDKKTPNTLNMSSKDSTEAQKISVDLINDNPDHLRQYFKRKNNQMLLEDFSMPQHHPVLDMDISDKEFEVLTKAYEIQPENYEELILLQGIGPKKIRALALISDLVYGEPASWKDPVKYSFTHGGKDGFPYPVDQEVYDNSIQTIRDALDQARIKKDEKLKAIKRLDDFIS, encoded by the coding sequence ATGCAAAGAAGAGGAGCAGTTAACTTACCACTCCATGGAGGCCATCCTCCAAAATGGTTATTTTCCAGAATGGTTGATTTATCAGGAGCACTTGCATCAATTATCATTGAAGAATATAGCTTATCAGAGTTCTTAAATAGAATATCAAATCCATACTGGTTCCAGGCATTTTCTTGTGTTTTAGGCTTTGACTGGCACTCTTCAGGAACAACCACAACCACATTAGGTGCATTGAAGGCATCACTTTCACCAGAAGAACATGGAATATATCTAAGTGGAGGGAAAGGTGCAAAATCCAGAAAAACACCACAAGGAATTGAACATGCTGGAGAAATATTTAATCTAAAAACTAAAACAACCGAAAAGTTAGTTGAAACCAGCAAGTTGTCTGCTAAAATTGACAATTCATGCATTCAAGACGGTTACACATTATACCAGCACAATTTCTTTGTTACTGAAAAAGGAGACTGGGCCGTTGTCCAACAAGGATTAAACATTTCCAACAAATATGCTAGAAGATATCATTGGCTAGGCTCTGAAGTAGAAGAATTATTAAATGATCCCCATAGTGGAATATCATGCGATAAAAAAACACCAAATACATTAAACATGTCTTCAAAAGACAGTACAGAAGCTCAAAAAATAAGTGTTGACTTAATCAATGACAATCCAGACCATTTAAGACAATATTTTAAAAGAAAAAATAATCAAATGCTTTTAGAAGATTTTTCAATGCCCCAACACCATCCCGTTTTAGATATGGACATATCAGATAAAGAATTTGAAGTTTTAACAAAAGCATATGAGATACAGCCTGAAAACTATGAAGAATTAATCCTGCTTCAAGGAATTGGACCTAAAAAAATAAGAGCATTAGCTTTGATATCTGATTTGGTTTACGGTGAACCTGCAAGTTGGAAAGATCCTGTAAAATACAGTTTCACACATGGTGGAAAAGACGGATTCCCATATCCTGTTGACCAGGAAGTCTATGACAATTCCATTCAAACAATAAGAGATGCGCTTGACCAGGCACGTATAAAAAAAGATGAAAAATTAAAAGCCATTAAAAGACTGGATGATTTCATCTCTTAA
- a CDS encoding tRNA (cytidine(56)-2'-O)-methyltransferase — MMNVNVLRLDHRLKRDTRITTHVCLTARAFGASKIYLAGERDTKLMENVRDTASRFGGNFEIEYAEGYMGVINKWKADEGKVVHLTMYGSQAHEVAPEVREDGSDILIVVGGSKVPGSVYKAADWNVSVTTQPHSEVSSLAVFQHLLMDGKEFDLEFENPVLEVIPTAHGKNVNIHNENR; from the coding sequence ATTATGAATGTTAATGTTTTAAGATTAGATCACAGATTAAAAAGAGATACTCGTATCACTACTCACGTTTGTTTAACTGCTCGTGCATTTGGGGCAAGTAAAATCTACCTTGCTGGTGAAAGGGACACCAAATTAATGGAAAATGTAAGGGATACTGCTTCAAGATTCGGAGGTAACTTTGAAATTGAGTATGCTGAAGGTTATATGGGTGTAATTAACAAATGGAAGGCTGATGAGGGAAAAGTTGTCCATCTCACAATGTATGGTTCACAGGCTCATGAAGTAGCACCTGAAGTAAGAGAAGATGGTTCTGACATTTTAATTGTTGTTGGTGGTTCTAAAGTTCCTGGAAGTGTTTATAAAGCTGCTGATTGGAATGTGTCTGTTACAACTCAGCCTCATTCTGAAGTATCTTCACTTGCTGTGTTTCAACATTTGTTGATGGATGGTAAAGAGTTTGATTTGGAATTTGAAAATCCAGTATTGGAAGTTATTCCAACAGCCCATGGAAAAAACGTTAATATTCACAATGAAAATCGTTAA
- the cobS gene encoding adenosylcobinamide-GDP ribazoletransferase, with product MEDDSYFEDEEFSPIRSLLGLLTFSTILPINVYTSIEYMTKLTWCWPFLHIFVGILAAICGYVSLEFLHLNAFFTAAIVYAFLMLITGYNHLDGVMDMSDGVMVHGDPERKISVMKDSSVGAGGVASLFLVASLTVAGLYNILDYNFIFGIIVCEMAAKTSLVTTALLSKPLVPGIGSYFIKETNGTNYLVSTVLVTCIAFLLGNLVGVVGVIGAIVGGIIIATIAKRNFVLANGDVLGMSNEVGRLFVLLFMAVALYFI from the coding sequence ATGGAAGATGATAGTTATTTTGAAGATGAAGAATTTTCCCCAATAAGATCTCTTTTGGGTCTTTTGACATTTTCAACAATCTTACCAATAAATGTGTACACTTCAATTGAGTATATGACTAAATTAACTTGGTGCTGGCCATTTTTGCATATTTTTGTTGGAATTTTAGCTGCAATCTGTGGATATGTTTCTTTGGAGTTTTTACATTTAAATGCATTTTTCACAGCGGCTATTGTCTATGCATTCTTGATGTTGATTACAGGTTATAATCATTTAGATGGTGTAATGGATATGTCTGATGGTGTGATGGTTCATGGAGATCCTGAACGCAAAATCAGTGTAATGAAAGACTCATCTGTAGGTGCAGGTGGTGTTGCATCTTTATTTTTAGTTGCAAGTCTAACTGTTGCAGGTTTATATAATATATTGGATTATAATTTCATTTTTGGCATTATTGTCTGTGAAATGGCGGCTAAAACATCTCTAGTGACTACTGCACTTTTATCTAAGCCTTTAGTTCCAGGTATTGGTAGTTATTTTATTAAAGAGACTAATGGTACTAATTATTTGGTTTCAACAGTCCTTGTAACTTGCATTGCATTTTTACTTGGTAATTTGGTTGGGGTTGTTGGAGTTATTGGTGCTATTGTTGGAGGCATTATCATTGCGACTATTGCAAAACGTAATTTTGTTTTGGCCAATGGTGATGTTCTTGGGATGAGTAATGAAGTTGGACGTTTGTTTGTTTTATTATTTATGGCAGTTGCTTTATATTTTATTTAA
- a CDS encoding CPBP family intramembrane metalloprotease produces the protein MIPSLYIASRIIRDRPFSYYSSSRGGWNWKIYLKCLVIPLAINLIYYIGYPLINGCVGPNRLTIPFFIICLILVPLQCIAEEYLFRGFIMQTLGSWIKIPVVALIIQAVLFTGGHMYSMGMIGILYDGIVLGFLAMYTKGLEAGSALHTVNNLLLCYFVALGLGTSSLITIWDFIPGILVPLIYVMLEINTDGLMKKQMNVV, from the coding sequence TTGATTCCTTCACTGTATATTGCTTCCAGAATTATTCGTGATAGACCGTTTTCATATTATTCTTCTTCTCGTGGAGGTTGGAATTGGAAGATTTATCTTAAATGTTTAGTTATTCCATTGGCAATAAATTTGATTTATTATATTGGTTATCCGTTGATTAATGGGTGTGTAGGTCCGAATAGACTTACAATACCATTTTTTATCATTTGCTTAATTTTAGTTCCACTCCAATGTATTGCTGAAGAATATTTGTTTCGTGGATTCATAATGCAAACTTTGGGATCTTGGATTAAGATACCTGTTGTTGCATTGATAATTCAGGCAGTACTTTTCACAGGTGGGCATATGTATAGTATGGGAATGATTGGAATATTATATGATGGTATCGTTTTAGGATTTTTGGCTATGTACACTAAAGGTTTGGAAGCAGGTTCTGCTCTGCACACTGTAAATAATTTATTGCTATGCTATTTTGTGGCTTTAGGACTTGGTACATCATCATTAATTACAATTTGGGATTTTATACCTGGAATTTTAGTTCCATTAATTTATGTTATGTTGGAAATAAACACGGATGGTTTGATGAAAAAACAAATGAATGTAGTCTGA
- a CDS encoding phosphatidylglycerophosphatase, which produces MNFSIIEKDYGICINNPNHFLAFSDFTVSDGIDIVENVNVVKAKNKFNATAKRAEAFNQSQGSYIAQAVDSIDYFQNTYGDLTIFTFMANDVVIEDFTEHLKVANSPKGFADARINLSHIIYIDKKISPKDLLKIFKIVTNIKAKVLASMRLPVHIQNIINTDDFLAVLSNVNVSESEDFDINNEEYDQIDWDDLKIRIEDAVEISLEDAFEHMRLTFGILDYFVSEGILIGDLVDAGMELADVEVTSELKDKMEVQILKSLSDIDVITLIVAAMRTEQDLAENRVREIGINNAVGMFSDEVLGLAIANHIAGTKAIFNFRRYVEAKPGIIYGLPPVLNDIFAGLIAGCMSKIFEE; this is translated from the coding sequence ATGAATTTTAGTATCATAGAAAAAGATTATGGGATTTGTATAAATAATCCAAATCATTTCTTGGCATTCAGTGATTTTACAGTAAGTGATGGAATTGATATTGTTGAAAATGTTAATGTTGTAAAAGCTAAAAATAAATTTAATGCTACTGCAAAAAGGGCAGAAGCATTTAATCAATCTCAAGGTTCTTATATTGCACAGGCGGTTGATTCCATTGATTATTTTCAGAATACATATGGTGATTTGACTATTTTTACATTTATGGCAAATGATGTTGTAATTGAAGATTTTACTGAACATTTAAAGGTAGCGAACTCACCAAAAGGTTTTGCTGATGCGAGAATCAATTTAAGTCACATAATTTATATTGATAAGAAAATCTCTCCAAAAGATTTGCTTAAAATATTTAAAATAGTGACTAATATAAAGGCAAAAGTTTTAGCAAGTATGCGTTTACCTGTACATATTCAAAATATTATCAATACTGATGATTTTCTTGCGGTGTTATCTAATGTTAATGTATCTGAAAGTGAAGATTTTGATATTAATAATGAAGAATATGATCAAATTGATTGGGATGATTTGAAAATAAGAATTGAAGATGCAGTCGAAATAAGTTTGGAGGATGCATTTGAACACATGAGATTGACATTCGGAATCCTTGATTACTTTGTATCTGAAGGAATTTTAATTGGAGATTTGGTGGATGCAGGTATGGAACTTGCTGATGTTGAAGTGACTTCTGAACTTAAGGATAAAATGGAAGTTCAAATTTTAAAGTCATTAAGTGATATTGATGTTATAACTTTGATTGTTGCTGCAATGAGGACTGAACAAGACTTGGCAGAAAACAGAGTAAGAGAAATTGGAATAAATAATGCTGTTGGTATGTTTTCCGATGAAGTGTTAGGTCTAGCTATTGCAAATCATATTGCAGGAACAAAAGCAATATTTAATTTCAGAAGATATGTTGAGGCAAAACCTGGAATAATCTATGGATTGCCTCCTGTACTCAATGATATTTTTGCAGGCCTTATTGCAGGGTGTATGTCTAAAATATTTGAGGAATAA
- the larC gene encoding nickel pincer cofactor biosynthesis protein LarC, with product MTIIIDPQGSGIAGNMLIGAFVDLGADADKLKEIMEKSAEGFGKVEVTFEKINKKGIASTYCHVKMLENKHPINYQKSIEKIKQLDIDEKVKETSIKVFERIAIAESKVHGKTLETTHFHEVGASDAVADVIGSIYAYYSLNFDKQKIIGLPIAVGGGRVKTAHGIIPVPSPAVVEILKDGKMIGGPVASELATPTGAAIYMEICDEIKEFIPLTKAKKTGYGAGKKDFDHPNVLRIIESSDITESDKIEVIETNMDHLTGEEIGYLFNKLLDSGARDVSITPIIMKKNRPGNLLKVISRKENREQVIETIFKETGSLGIRIAPNMHRGISKREFIKKTFNINDKDYEVTFKIGYLNGEIISKRPEYEDLKKIAEDSGLPLRKVSEMIR from the coding sequence ATGACAATTATTATTGACCCACAGGGAAGTGGAATTGCTGGAAACATGCTAATTGGCGCATTTGTAGACTTAGGAGCGGATGCAGATAAATTAAAAGAAATTATGGAAAAATCTGCTGAAGGATTTGGAAAAGTAGAAGTTACTTTTGAAAAAATAAACAAAAAAGGCATTGCATCTACTTATTGTCATGTTAAAATGCTTGAAAACAAGCATCCAATTAATTATCAAAAATCCATTGAAAAGATTAAACAATTAGACATTGATGAAAAAGTTAAGGAAACTTCAATCAAAGTATTTGAAAGGATAGCTATTGCAGAAAGCAAAGTTCATGGAAAAACTTTAGAAACAACACATTTTCATGAAGTTGGTGCAAGCGATGCAGTTGCTGATGTGATAGGTTCAATTTATGCATATTACAGTTTAAATTTTGACAAACAAAAGATAATTGGCCTTCCAATAGCTGTAGGGGGTGGAAGAGTTAAAACTGCACATGGAATCATACCCGTTCCTTCACCAGCAGTTGTGGAAATCCTTAAAGATGGAAAAATGATTGGTGGACCAGTAGCCAGTGAACTTGCAACACCAACAGGAGCAGCAATATATATGGAAATCTGTGATGAAATAAAAGAATTCATTCCATTAACTAAAGCTAAAAAAACAGGATATGGTGCTGGTAAAAAAGATTTTGACCATCCAAATGTTTTAAGAATTATAGAAAGTTCCGACATTACTGAAAGTGACAAAATAGAAGTCATTGAAACAAATATGGATCATTTAACAGGTGAAGAAATAGGATATCTATTCAATAAACTCTTGGATTCCGGTGCAAGAGACGTTTCTATTACCCCAATAATCATGAAGAAAAACAGACCTGGAAACTTGCTTAAAGTGATTTCCAGAAAAGAAAACAGAGAACAGGTTATTGAGACCATATTTAAAGAAACTGGAAGTTTAGGTATTAGAATAGCACCAAATATGCACAGAGGAATTTCCAAAAGAGAATTCATAAAAAAGACATTTAACATAAATGATAAAGATTATGAAGTAACATTCAAAATTGGATATTTAAACGGCGAAATCATATCCAAAAGACCAGAATATGAAGATTTGAAAAAGATAGCTGAAGATAGTGGACTCCCACTTAGAAAAGTGAGCGAGATGATTAGATGA